One window of the Petrotoga miotherma DSM 10691 genome contains the following:
- a CDS encoding bifunctional nuclease domain-containing protein — translation MGIDKVSNSPIVFLRIQDTNVVVPIWIGPCEAGVLALILRNEDFERPLTHD, via the coding sequence ATGGGAATAGATAAAGTTTCAAACTCACCAATAGTTTTTTTAAGGATACAAGATACAAACGTTGTTGTACCAATATGGATTGGACCTTGTGAAGCTGGTGTATTAGCTTTAATATTGAGAAACGAAGATTTTGAAAGGCCTTTAACCCATGATT